From a single Micromonospora carbonacea genomic region:
- a CDS encoding DNA polymerase domain-containing protein, with translation MSSAEQTRDGVSLTNLDQPLAPGVGASKRDLVDYLDAVHGRLVPWLRDRPLSVVRALRGQAPFMQKNLPKYTPDWVRRTSVWAEASHRDVSYALCDDRRTLLWFANQRAVEYHPTLSTADRPGHPTHLVLDLDPPEGADFGVAVAAARLVRQALADAGLAGAVKTSGAKGLHVLVPVDGATSAEEAAAATRALAVRAERLDPALATTAFIREDRGGRVFVDSTRAGGASLVAVFSPRLRPGLPVSYPVGWDDLGAVAPTDFTVRTVPALVADRDPWAGLLPPPQRLPADLVEQGRGIPVARVQAMHEGRRRARARRAAQSP, from the coding sequence ATGAGCAGCGCGGAGCAGACCCGCGACGGGGTGTCGCTGACCAACCTCGACCAGCCCCTCGCCCCCGGGGTCGGGGCGAGCAAGCGGGACCTGGTCGACTATCTCGACGCCGTCCACGGGCGGCTGGTGCCGTGGCTGCGGGACCGGCCGCTGTCGGTGGTGCGGGCGCTGCGCGGGCAGGCGCCGTTCATGCAGAAGAACCTGCCGAAGTACACCCCCGACTGGGTACGCCGGACGTCGGTCTGGGCCGAGGCGTCCCACCGCGACGTGTCGTACGCCCTCTGCGACGACCGGCGGACGCTGCTCTGGTTCGCCAACCAGCGCGCGGTGGAATACCACCCGACCCTCTCGACGGCCGACCGCCCGGGGCACCCGACCCACCTGGTGCTGGACCTGGACCCGCCGGAGGGGGCCGACTTCGGCGTTGCCGTGGCCGCCGCCCGGCTGGTGCGGCAGGCGCTCGCCGACGCCGGGCTCGCCGGTGCGGTCAAGACCAGCGGGGCGAAGGGGCTGCACGTCCTCGTCCCGGTCGACGGGGCGACGAGCGCCGAGGAGGCCGCCGCCGCCACCCGGGCCCTCGCCGTCCGGGCCGAGCGGCTCGACCCGGCGCTGGCCACCACCGCCTTCATCCGCGAGGACCGGGGCGGCCGGGTGTTCGTCGACTCGACCCGGGCGGGCGGGGCGAGCCTGGTGGCCGTGTTCAGCCCCCGGCTGCGCCCGGGGCTGCCCGTGTCGTACCCCGTGGGGTGGGACGACCTCGGCGCGGTCGCCCCCACCGACTTCACCGTGCGGACGGTGCCCGCGCTGGTCGCCGACCGCGACCCGTGGGCGGGGCTGCTGCCGCCGCCGCAGCGCCTCCCCGCCGACCTGGTCGAGCAGGGGCGCGGCATCCCGGTCGCCCGCGTGCAGGCGATGCACGAGGGCCGCCGCCGGGCGCGGGCCCGCCGCGCCGCGCAGTCGCCGTAG
- a CDS encoding FAD-dependent oxidoreductase encodes MRTPSIGIVGGGLGGLTLARVLHVHGIPATVYERDAAPDARTQGGMLDIHRQNGQVALRAAGLHEQFLRLVHPGGQAVRVLDRHGVVHLNEADEADGDRPEVNRGHLRRLLLDSLPVGTVRWGGGVTAARPLGDGRHELTLADGGTATTDLLVGADGAWSRIRPLVSAATPAYAGLSFVEATLRDADRRHPAHAALVGPGMLFALGPGRGFLAHRETDGSLHVYVALRVPEGGLAGLGTGAAPGHRRPGDDPGHRRPGDEPVRSFLLDRFAGWAPELRALITDADGPLVPRAIHALPVGHRWDRVPGVTLLGDAAHLMSPFAGEGANLAMLDGAELGRALAAHPDDVESALAEYERALFPRAEEAARESAANLEICFRDDAPNGLVDRFAAYGEAR; translated from the coding sequence GTGCGCACACCATCGATCGGCATCGTCGGCGGCGGCCTGGGCGGCCTCACGCTCGCCCGCGTCCTGCACGTCCACGGCATCCCCGCCACCGTCTACGAGCGCGACGCCGCACCGGATGCCCGCACCCAGGGCGGCATGCTCGACATCCACCGGCAGAACGGCCAGGTCGCCCTGCGGGCCGCCGGCCTGCACGAGCAGTTCCTGCGCCTCGTCCACCCCGGCGGGCAGGCCGTGCGGGTGCTCGACCGGCACGGCGTCGTGCACCTGAACGAGGCCGACGAGGCCGACGGCGACCGCCCCGAGGTCAACCGGGGCCACCTGCGCCGGCTGCTGCTGGACTCGCTGCCCGTGGGCACCGTCCGCTGGGGCGGCGGGGTCACCGCCGCCCGCCCCCTCGGCGACGGGCGGCACGAGCTGACCCTCGCCGACGGCGGCACCGCCACCACCGACCTGCTCGTGGGCGCCGACGGCGCCTGGTCCCGGATCCGGCCGCTGGTCTCCGCCGCCACGCCCGCCTACGCCGGGTTGTCGTTCGTCGAGGCCACCCTGCGCGACGCCGACCGCCGACACCCCGCGCACGCCGCGCTCGTCGGGCCCGGAATGCTGTTCGCCCTCGGCCCCGGGCGGGGCTTCCTGGCCCACCGGGAGACCGACGGCAGCCTGCACGTCTACGTCGCCCTCCGGGTGCCCGAGGGCGGACTCGCCGGCCTCGGCACCGGCGCGGCCCCGGGACACCGGCGGCCGGGCGACGACCCGGGGCACCGGCGGCCGGGCGACGAACCGGTCCGGTCCTTCCTGCTCGACCGGTTCGCCGGCTGGGCGCCCGAGCTGCGGGCGCTGATCACCGACGCCGACGGCCCCCTGGTGCCGCGCGCCATCCACGCCCTGCCGGTCGGCCACCGCTGGGACCGCGTGCCCGGCGTCACCCTGCTCGGCGACGCCGCCCACCTCATGTCGCCCTTCGCCGGGGAGGGCGCCAACCTCGCCATGCTCGACGGCGCCGAACTCGGCCGGGCCCTCGCCGCCCACCCCGACGACGTCGAAAGCGCGCTGGCGGAGTACGAACGGGCGCTGTTCCCCCGCGCCGAGGAGGCCGCCCGGGAATCCGCCGCGAACCTGGAGATCTGCTTCCGCGACGACGCACCGAACGGCCTCGTCGACCGCTTCGCCGCGTACGGCGAGGCCCGCTGA
- a CDS encoding TetR/AcrR family transcriptional regulator produces MSPRRVPVSRRDRPAKPPLSRDGVVSVALRVMREEGLERVTMRRLAAELDTGPASLYVYVDNLAEMHAALLDALIADLPLPSGDEPRRWREDLIDLLDAYIRILMGYPGLARSALVLRPSGPHYVRLADAVLGLLHAGGIPVRQAAWGIDLLLQHATATAAEQGTRGESADADSEVRHQVSAVANADPDDHPHLHRARGELFSGTGEQRMRWAFTTLLDGLAAGRAGD; encoded by the coding sequence ATGAGTCCTCGGCGCGTTCCCGTGAGTCGCCGCGACCGCCCCGCCAAGCCGCCGCTGAGCCGGGACGGCGTGGTGAGCGTCGCCCTGCGCGTCATGCGCGAGGAGGGGCTGGAGCGGGTCACGATGCGCCGGCTGGCGGCGGAGCTCGACACCGGCCCCGCCTCCCTGTACGTCTACGTCGACAACCTGGCCGAGATGCACGCCGCCCTGCTCGACGCGCTGATCGCGGATCTTCCGCTGCCGTCCGGCGACGAGCCCCGGCGCTGGCGGGAGGACCTGATCGACCTGCTCGACGCGTACATCCGGATCCTGATGGGCTATCCGGGCCTGGCCCGGTCGGCGCTGGTGCTGCGCCCCTCCGGGCCGCACTACGTCCGGCTGGCCGATGCGGTGCTGGGCCTGCTGCACGCGGGCGGCATCCCCGTGCGGCAGGCCGCCTGGGGCATCGACCTGCTGTTGCAGCACGCCACGGCCACCGCCGCCGAACAGGGCACCCGGGGCGAGTCGGCCGACGCCGACAGCGAGGTGCGCCACCAGGTGTCGGCCGTGGCCAATGCCGATCCGGACGACCACCCCCACCTCCACCGCGCCCGCGGCGAGCTGTTCTCCGGCACGGGCGAGCAGCGGATGCGGTGGGCGTTCACCACACTGCTCGACGGCCTCGCCGCCGGCCGGGCCGGCGACTGA
- a CDS encoding winged helix-turn-helix domain-containing protein, which yields MGVALRDARRSVTSWCRRHTIGGDGTVAAVRRGQRQGEPGALSREQELELIDVLRGVHPDEFGLDEELWTRQSLTTLVQRRFDPRADAGAVGAYLRAWGLGPREPRERACGLCVGAVERWVRLEYPAITRAAQEHLAEVYWLGRVRLRGTMPAADVISAVSSRGRVRFMITTPSVDPPLPRDFVLRLSGAEENPVHLIVDGSWPKNEWPRRLPRRIALHPLPSCGRAIAA from the coding sequence GTGGGGGTTGCACTCAGAGACGCACGGCGGTCGGTCACCAGCTGGTGCCGACGCCACACCATCGGCGGTGACGGGACGGTGGCAGCCGTCCGTCGCGGACAGCGGCAGGGCGAGCCGGGAGCCCTCAGCCGCGAACAGGAACTGGAGCTGATCGACGTCCTGCGCGGCGTCCACCCCGACGAGTTCGGCCTGGACGAGGAGCTGTGGACGCGGCAGAGCCTCACCACGCTCGTCCAGCGCCGCTTCGACCCCCGGGCCGACGCGGGCGCCGTCGGGGCGTACCTGCGGGCCTGGGGGTTGGGTCCGCGCGAGCCGCGCGAGCGCGCCTGCGGGCTCTGCGTCGGCGCGGTCGAGCGCTGGGTACGCCTGGAGTACCCGGCGATCACCCGGGCCGCCCAGGAGCACCTCGCCGAGGTCTACTGGCTCGGCCGGGTGCGGCTGCGCGGCACGATGCCGGCGGCCGACGTGATCTCCGCCGTGTCGTCCCGGGGCCGGGTCCGCTTCATGATCACCACCCCGTCGGTCGACCCGCCGCTGCCCCGCGACTTCGTGCTGCGGCTCAGCGGGGCCGAGGAGAACCCGGTGCACCTCATCGTCGACGGCTCCTGGCCGAAGAACGAGTGGCCGCGCCGGCTGCCCCGGCGGATCGCCCTGCACCCGCTACCGAGCTGCGGACGGGCGATCGCGGCCTGA
- a CDS encoding DUF305 domain-containing protein: protein MTAPTTTEPDTAEGPATGDDGGATGARRRFGTLAVVAAVVVGLLLGYAGGLLTPKLTRPGDASAEAGFARDMTTHHAQAVEMGLIAFQQGTDAEVVSIGGDIATGQQGEIGTMQTWLRSWGLDPTGSQPRMAWMPDGAASMKNGLMPGMATPEQMAKLRDTPRGREKDVLFLEMMIQHHLGGVHMIDGILKASDDSEVVRVAQTMKNTQQTDLTNLTAARDRLSKG from the coding sequence ATGACCGCACCCACGACGACGGAACCCGACACGGCCGAGGGCCCGGCGACCGGCGACGACGGCGGCGCGACGGGCGCGCGCCGACGCTTCGGCACCCTCGCGGTGGTCGCCGCCGTCGTGGTCGGCCTCCTCCTCGGGTACGCGGGCGGCCTGCTCACCCCGAAGCTCACCCGCCCGGGTGACGCCTCGGCCGAGGCGGGCTTCGCCCGGGACATGACCACCCACCACGCCCAGGCGGTGGAGATGGGGCTGATCGCGTTCCAGCAGGGCACCGACGCCGAGGTGGTCAGCATCGGTGGCGACATCGCCACCGGCCAGCAGGGCGAGATCGGCACCATGCAGACGTGGCTGCGCTCCTGGGGTCTCGACCCGACCGGGTCGCAGCCCCGGATGGCGTGGATGCCCGACGGCGCGGCGTCGATGAAGAACGGCCTGATGCCGGGGATGGCCACCCCGGAGCAGATGGCGAAGCTGCGGGACACCCCCCGGGGCCGGGAGAAGGACGTCCTCTTCCTGGAGATGATGATCCAGCACCACCTGGGCGGCGTGCACATGATCGACGGCATCCTCAAGGCCAGCGACGACTCCGAGGTCGTGCGGGTGGCCCAGACGATGAAGAACACGCAGCAGACCGATCTGACCAACCTCACGGCCGCGCGCGACCGGCTCTCGAAGGGCTGA
- a CDS encoding DUF3105 domain-containing protein, with translation MSISTPGGPERRPTVVTTGKKPAAGRPAPGAKAGAGKSTGDAPRPSAGGKGKGPRKPIAPVKVSQGRSWGPIALFTAVGVLAVAIIGFGAWATFQGSKPWEDRAADISGIVNFRKTDPDLVKGSNHQQGSIKYAQAPPVAGPHNATWQNCMGDVYDAPIANEHAVHSLEHGAVWITYRPDLPADQVTKLKERVQGQEKLMLSPYEGLDKPISLQAWGYQLKVDNADDSRIDEFIKTLRVNASIEGPTANCGQPGITATGTTPRDGAAMPTQ, from the coding sequence ATGAGCATCAGCACCCCGGGCGGCCCGGAGCGCCGTCCGACCGTGGTCACCACCGGCAAGAAGCCGGCGGCGGGCCGGCCGGCGCCCGGCGCCAAGGCCGGGGCCGGCAAGTCGACGGGCGACGCCCCACGCCCCTCGGCGGGCGGCAAGGGCAAGGGCCCCCGCAAGCCGATCGCACCGGTGAAGGTCAGCCAGGGCCGCTCGTGGGGCCCGATCGCGCTGTTCACCGCGGTCGGCGTGCTCGCCGTCGCCATCATCGGCTTCGGCGCCTGGGCGACGTTCCAGGGCTCGAAGCCGTGGGAGGACCGGGCCGCCGACATCAGCGGCATTGTCAACTTCCGCAAGACGGACCCGGATCTGGTCAAGGGCAGCAACCACCAGCAGGGCTCGATCAAGTACGCCCAGGCCCCGCCGGTGGCCGGCCCGCACAACGCGACCTGGCAGAACTGCATGGGCGACGTCTACGACGCCCCGATCGCCAACGAGCACGCGGTGCACAGCCTGGAGCACGGCGCGGTGTGGATCACCTACCGCCCCGACCTGCCGGCCGACCAGGTGACCAAGCTCAAGGAGCGGGTCCAGGGCCAGGAGAAGCTGATGCTCAGCCCGTACGAGGGGCTGGACAAGCCGATCTCCCTCCAGGCGTGGGGCTACCAGCTCAAGGTCGACAACGCCGACGACAGCCGGATCGACGAGTTCATCAAGACGCTGCGGGTGAACGCCTCGATCGAGGGTCCCACCGCCAACTGCGGCCAGCCGGGCATCACCGCCACCGGCACCACGCCGCGTGACGGCGCCGCGATGCCCACCCAGTGA
- the argS gene encoding arginine--tRNA ligase, whose translation MTPAELAEVVLSAAHAVFADRGLDSSALPGRTAVERPRNPEHGDYASTLALQLSKKVGVPPRELATALAEQLGRAPGVKSVEIAGPGFLNIRLDAAAAGQLARSIVEAGPAYGAGTALAGQKINLEFVSANPTGPVHIGGVRWAAVGDALSRLLRATGADVGTEYYFNDAGSQIDRFARSLLAAAKGEPAPEDGYGGAYIAEIATEVRSRRPDVLELGDAAAQEVFRVEGVELMFEEIRSSLRDFGVEFDTYFNEKDLHDRGELDHALARLREQGHLYEADGATWLRTTDFGDDKDRVLRKSNGEWTYFAADCAYYLDKRERGFDRVVIMLGADHHGYIGRMKAMSACFGDDPAVNLEILIGQLVNLVRDGQPVRMSKRAGTVVTLEDLVDAIGVDASRYALARYSSDSPIDIDVELWTRATRDNPVYYVQYVAARTASVGRNAAEVGLTRGDAEAFRPELLSHDKENDLLKALAEFPAVVATAAELREPHRVARYLEELAGAYHRFYDNCRILPRGDEEVTDLHRARLWLNDATRTVIANGLRLLGVSAPERM comes from the coding sequence GTGACTCCCGCAGAACTGGCCGAGGTCGTCCTCTCCGCAGCCCACGCAGTCTTCGCCGACCGGGGCCTGGACAGCTCCGCGCTTCCGGGGCGCACCGCCGTCGAGCGACCGCGCAACCCCGAGCACGGCGACTACGCCTCGACGCTCGCGCTCCAGCTGAGCAAGAAGGTGGGCGTGCCGCCGCGGGAGCTGGCCACGGCGCTGGCCGAGCAGCTCGGCCGGGCCCCCGGGGTCAAGTCGGTGGAGATCGCGGGGCCGGGCTTCCTCAACATCCGGCTCGACGCCGCCGCCGCCGGGCAGCTCGCCCGGTCGATCGTCGAGGCCGGCCCGGCGTACGGCGCCGGCACGGCCCTCGCCGGCCAGAAGATCAACCTGGAGTTCGTCTCGGCGAACCCGACCGGCCCGGTGCACATCGGCGGGGTCCGCTGGGCCGCCGTCGGCGACGCGCTGAGCCGGCTGCTGCGCGCGACCGGCGCCGACGTGGGCACGGAATACTACTTCAACGACGCCGGCTCCCAGATCGACCGGTTCGCCCGGTCCCTGCTCGCCGCCGCCAAGGGCGAGCCCGCCCCGGAGGACGGCTACGGCGGCGCGTACATCGCGGAGATCGCCACCGAGGTCCGCAGCCGGCGGCCCGACGTGCTGGAGCTGGGCGACGCCGCCGCGCAGGAGGTGTTCCGGGTCGAGGGCGTCGAGCTGATGTTCGAGGAGATCAGGTCCTCGCTGCGCGACTTCGGGGTGGAGTTCGACACCTACTTCAACGAGAAGGACCTGCACGACCGAGGCGAGCTGGACCACGCCCTGGCCCGGCTGCGCGAGCAGGGCCACCTCTACGAGGCCGACGGGGCCACCTGGCTGCGCACCACCGACTTCGGCGACGACAAGGACCGGGTGCTGCGCAAGTCCAACGGCGAGTGGACGTACTTCGCCGCGGACTGCGCGTACTACCTCGACAAGCGTGAGCGCGGCTTCGACCGCGTGGTGATCATGCTGGGTGCCGACCACCACGGATACATCGGCCGGATGAAGGCGATGTCCGCCTGCTTCGGCGACGACCCCGCCGTCAACCTGGAGATCCTGATCGGCCAGCTGGTCAACCTGGTCCGCGACGGGCAGCCGGTGCGGATGAGCAAGCGGGCCGGCACCGTGGTCACCCTGGAGGACCTGGTCGACGCGATCGGCGTGGACGCCTCCCGGTACGCGCTGGCCCGCTACTCCAGCGACTCGCCGATCGACATCGACGTGGAGCTGTGGACCCGGGCCACCCGCGACAACCCGGTCTACTACGTGCAGTACGTGGCGGCGCGCACCGCCAGCGTGGGCCGCAACGCGGCCGAGGTGGGGCTGACCCGGGGCGACGCCGAGGCGTTCCGCCCCGAGCTGCTCTCCCACGACAAGGAGAACGACCTGCTCAAGGCGCTCGCCGAGTTCCCGGCCGTGGTCGCCACCGCCGCCGAGCTGCGGGAGCCGCACCGGGTGGCCCGCTACCTGGAGGAGCTGGCCGGGGCGTACCACCGGTTCTACGACAACTGCCGGATCCTGCCGCGCGGCGACGAGGAGGTCACCGACCTGCACCGGGCCCGGCTCTGGCTCAACGACGCCACCCGCACGGTGATCGCCAACGGGCTGCGGCTGCTCGGCGTGTCCGCCCCGGAGAGGATGTGA
- the lysA gene encoding diaminopimelate decarboxylase produces MRAHEAGALHGDIGSRGPAWLRTPIDVNALVPQLWPRTVTRAADGALAVGGLGVREIAAEFGTPVYVLDEDDLRSRCRDFRAAFPDADVYYAGKAFLCRAVVRMIAEEGLFLDVCTGGELATALSAGMPAERIGFHGNNKSVAELTRALDAGVGRIVLDSFTEIDRLTALARERGVRPAVLIRVTVGVEAHTHEFIATAHEDQKFGFSLAGGAAAAAAFQVIDDGVLDLRGLHSHIGSQIFDASGFEVSARRVLALQAQIRDARGVELPELDLGGGFGIAYTTQDDPATPQELAKRLRKIVDGECAAERLAVPRLSIEPGRAIVGPAVFTLYEVGTVKDVDGIRTYVSVDGGMSDNIRTALYDASYSATLASRASTAEPLLARVVGKHCESGDIVVKDEFLPADVQAGDLVAVPGTGAYCRSMASNYNHVPRPAVVAVRAGRARLIVRRETEEDLLALDVG; encoded by the coding sequence ATGCGGGCTCACGAGGCCGGCGCGCTGCACGGCGACATCGGCAGCCGGGGACCGGCGTGGCTGCGTACCCCGATCGACGTCAACGCCCTGGTGCCGCAGCTCTGGCCGCGCACGGTGACCCGGGCCGCCGACGGCGCGCTCGCCGTCGGCGGGCTCGGCGTGCGCGAGATCGCGGCCGAGTTCGGCACCCCGGTGTACGTGCTCGACGAGGACGACCTGCGCTCGCGCTGCCGCGACTTCCGGGCGGCCTTCCCCGACGCCGACGTCTACTACGCGGGCAAGGCGTTCCTGTGCCGGGCGGTGGTGCGGATGATCGCCGAGGAGGGCCTCTTCCTCGACGTCTGCACCGGCGGGGAGCTGGCCACCGCGCTGTCGGCCGGGATGCCGGCGGAGCGGATCGGCTTCCACGGCAACAACAAGTCGGTGGCGGAGCTGACCCGGGCCCTGGACGCGGGGGTGGGGCGGATCGTCCTCGACTCGTTCACCGAGATCGACCGGCTCACCGCGCTGGCCCGCGAGCGCGGGGTCCGCCCCGCCGTGCTGATCCGGGTCACCGTCGGCGTGGAGGCGCACACCCACGAGTTCATCGCCACCGCGCACGAGGACCAGAAGTTCGGCTTCTCGCTGGCCGGCGGGGCGGCGGCCGCCGCCGCTTTCCAGGTCATCGACGACGGCGTGCTCGACCTGCGCGGGCTGCACTCGCACATCGGCTCGCAGATCTTCGACGCCAGCGGGTTCGAGGTCTCCGCCCGCCGGGTGCTCGCCCTGCAGGCGCAGATCCGCGACGCCCGGGGCGTCGAGCTGCCCGAGCTGGACCTGGGCGGCGGCTTCGGCATCGCGTACACGACCCAGGACGACCCGGCGACCCCGCAGGAGCTGGCCAAGCGGCTGCGCAAGATCGTCGACGGGGAGTGCGCCGCCGAGCGGCTGGCCGTGCCGCGCCTGTCCATCGAGCCCGGCCGGGCCATCGTCGGCCCGGCGGTGTTCACGCTCTACGAGGTCGGCACGGTCAAGGACGTCGACGGCATCCGCACCTACGTGAGCGTGGACGGGGGGATGAGCGACAACATCCGCACCGCCCTCTACGACGCGTCGTACTCGGCGACGCTGGCCTCCCGGGCCTCGACGGCCGAGCCGCTGCTCGCCCGCGTGGTGGGAAAGCACTGTGAGTCCGGGGACATCGTGGTGAAGGATGAATTCCTGCCCGCTGACGTGCAGGCCGGAGATCTTGTCGCGGTGCCCGGGACGGGTGCCTACTGCCGGAGCATGGCCAGCAACTACAACCACGTGCCCCGCCCCGCGGTGGTGGCGGTGCGCGCCGGCCGGGCGCGACTGATCGTCCGGCGGGAGACGGAAGAGGACCTGCTCGCATTGGACGTCGGATGA